The DNA sequence AGTACCAACATTTCTAAATCAGCAGAACCGGCAGCAGAACCGGAAATCGTCAAACAGGTCGTCGCCGTCAAGAACGTTTGCGCCTGGCCCAATCTGACGTTGCTCCCCGATGGAACGATCATTGTGATTTTCCATAATCAACCCAGTCACGGACAGCAGGAAGGGGACATTGACTGCTGGGCCAGTCCCGATGGCATCTCATGGGAGAAGCGTAGTACCATTACCCGGCACGAACCGGGGACGGTGCGGATGAATCACGCAGCGGGAGTCGCCCACAACGGCGATCTGGTTGTGCTCTGTTCCGGCTGGACCAATCACAAACAACCCGAACGACCCAAGCAGGCCCCGTTTCGCGATGACATTATGCTTAACTGGGTATTGCGTTCCCAGGATGGGGGACGTACCTGGGAGCAGCGGGATGCCTTTCCAGCTGCCGAGCCCGGCTGGTCGGAATATATTCCCTTTGGTGATATCTGGGCGGGCAGTGATGGTGCCTTACACGTCTCCTGCTATCAGGGAAAATTCAAGGATCCCACCCAGTCCACGCGTACCAGTGGCTGGCGTTCATGGCATTTTCGCAGTGAAGACGACGGCTGGACCTGGCAGCCGGTTTCCATCATCGGAGATCGACATAATGAGACCGACCTGTTTCGATTGGGAGATAACAAATGGCTGGCCGCAGCCCGTGTGGACAAGATGGAGTTGATTCGCAGCGACGATAATGGAACGACATGGCAGAAACCGCTGCCGGTGACCGAACGCAACGAAATCAACGGGCACCTGCTGCGGCTGAAGGACGGGCGATTATTGCTCAGTTACGGTGTCCGGGTAAACGGCAAGCGTGGTGTCTGTGCCAAACTCAGCAGCGATGAGGGTCAGACCTGGAGCAGTCCCCTGCGCCTGGCCCACACTGCCGATGGTGGGGACTGTGGCTATCCCTCCAGCGTTCAGAAAGAGAACGGCGACATTGTGACCGCCTGGTATTCGAATAATTCGCCCCTGCATCAAGGTTATCACCTGGGAGTGACGGTCTGGAAGGTACCAGCGGGACAGGTGAAGTAATCAGGTTTATGGACAGTGAATGTAACCAGTTTCACTATAAGCCAATAAAAAAGCCGCCTGCTGAATTCCGTTCGAGGAAACAGCAGACGGCGAATACGTCTAAACAAAATAGTTCGGAGAGGGTTACTTCTTCAGACTCACGCGAACCAGTTCCTTATCATTGCGGGCGAACAGCGACTGATTTGCAAACGCAGGATGGCTCCAGACGACGGGACGCCCGAAGGCTTCATTTGTTGGCTCCAGAACGTGGAAGCGGCTGATTTCCTTGTATCCGCTGGGCGACAGGTCAGCGAGCACCAGGTCTCCCTTCTCGGTAAACAGAAAGAAATGATCGTCGTGTTTGACGATAAAGGCGGTCGCGTGACGATCCCGACGACCAGCCTGAGTCACTTCCTTAGAGGCCCACAGGCGTTTGCCATCTTTAAGGCTGACTGCGACAAAGTCGCCCGACTGAATGTCACTGCCGTAAATTGTGTCTCCCACAATGAACGGTGTGCTGTTGCAGCAGAACAGTGCTTCGCGGGTCTTACCCTTCCAGGCAATTTTAGGCTTGGCTTTTCCCTTCAGTTCGATCCATGCCGCTTCGTCGCCAATTCCGGAGACATACAGAAAATCTTCCTGTTTTCGGGGAACCGTCACCGACATGTTGTACTGCGGTTTAAGAGGAAGTGACCAGAAGACCTGACCCGTTTCAGGATTCAGTGAATTCAGAGACTTCGGATGCCAGATCAACAGTTGTTTGACACCTTCATGAGTGATCATGGTCGGCGGACAGTAACCGATGTCGTCGTTGTCCAGGGCACGCCAGAGTTCTTTGCCGGTGTTTTTATCAAATGCTACAGCGACCGAACCCGGACCACCAACCAGGCAGTAAACCACATCACCATCGACAAGCGGGCTGGCAGCGTGTCCCCAGAACGGTGTTTTGGACTGGTATTCCTTTTTGAAATCTTTGCTCCAGACTACTTTACCGGTGGCGGCGTCCAGGCAGGTGAAATTCCCTTCTGCTCCGAGAGCATAGACTTTGCCGTCCGCTACTGTGGGAGTACAACGGGGGCCAGCTGCATAGGAAATATCGTAGGGGCAACTGTAGTCATATTCCCAGATCGTTTTGCCATTCTCAGCAGAAACGCAAAGTACGCGTTCCTTACCTTCAATCTTGGAAGTCCCCCCGGGGTTGTTGACCACCTCGCCTGAATCTTTGACATAGTCCAGCACAAAGACTTTGTCGTCGACGACAGCTGGGCCACTATAGCCCAGGCCGACAGGCACACGCCATTCGACTTTCAGACCTGATTGCGGAAACGAGTCAACGATATCCTCAGCTTCCCAGATACTGGAGCGGTCCGATCCCAGCCATTGAGACCAGTCTTCCGCGGAAGCGAGCGCGGTGCTGAATAGGACGATGGCGGCACAGGAGAAAAATCGCAAAAGCATGTGTGAGTATTCCTTATTGCTGGCGGCAGCTGTTGAGAGACTTTTGTGAAGACACAAAAGTCCCACCGTGTTGAATTTCCATGTCCTGATTATACCCGTCTGCGCGTTGCAGATCATCCTGGTAGGCATTTCAGTCTGAATTCCAGCAGACTCGGGTGAAATGGACAGTTTAGAAATCAGAGACCTCAGTTTCTGATCGAGACTTTGAATCTGTGGAATTCAGCAGAGAGATGCAAGTATAAGGCGAGATATTCCAGCGGGTTATGCAGTGTAAGAATCTGTTTGATGGCCGGGATTTTCTATCGCAGACTCCTCTATTAAAAATTATGGATAG is a window from the Gimesia benthica genome containing:
- a CDS encoding sialidase family protein; protein product: MMRHRLLFTLIVLTFWFSTNISKSAEPAAEPEIVKQVVAVKNVCAWPNLTLLPDGTIIVIFHNQPSHGQQEGDIDCWASPDGISWEKRSTITRHEPGTVRMNHAAGVAHNGDLVVLCSGWTNHKQPERPKQAPFRDDIMLNWVLRSQDGGRTWEQRDAFPAAEPGWSEYIPFGDIWAGSDGALHVSCYQGKFKDPTQSTRTSGWRSWHFRSEDDGWTWQPVSIIGDRHNETDLFRLGDNKWLAAARVDKMELIRSDDNGTTWQKPLPVTERNEINGHLLRLKDGRLLLSYGVRVNGKRGVCAKLSSDEGQTWSSPLRLAHTADGGDCGYPSSVQKENGDIVTAWYSNNSPLHQGYHLGVTVWKVPAGQVK
- a CDS encoding PQQ-binding-like beta-propeller repeat protein, giving the protein MLLRFFSCAAIVLFSTALASAEDWSQWLGSDRSSIWEAEDIVDSFPQSGLKVEWRVPVGLGYSGPAVVDDKVFVLDYVKDSGEVVNNPGGTSKIEGKERVLCVSAENGKTIWEYDYSCPYDISYAAGPRCTPTVADGKVYALGAEGNFTCLDAATGKVVWSKDFKKEYQSKTPFWGHAASPLVDGDVVYCLVGGPGSVAVAFDKNTGKELWRALDNDDIGYCPPTMITHEGVKQLLIWHPKSLNSLNPETGQVFWSLPLKPQYNMSVTVPRKQEDFLYVSGIGDEAAWIELKGKAKPKIAWKGKTREALFCCNSTPFIVGDTIYGSDIQSGDFVAVSLKDGKRLWASKEVTQAGRRDRHATAFIVKHDDHFFLFTEKGDLVLADLSPSGYKEISRFHVLEPTNEAFGRPVVWSHPAFANQSLFARNDKELVRVSLKK